The following are encoded in a window of Paenibacillaceae bacterium GAS479 genomic DNA:
- a CDS encoding cell division protein FtsW, whose amino-acid sequence MPKARSAPDVWLIGSIALILTIGLIMVYSASAVRAFQDFGDRFYYVKRQTLFAALGIGAMVFTANTDYHVWKKYAKPMLLVCFALLVLVLIPGIGAVRGGARSWLGISSFGIQPSEFMKLGMILFLAKMLSDNQQRVTQFTKGLLPPLALMGTAFGLIMLQPDLGTGSVMMGASLIVLFVAGAQLKHLGGLAAIGLVGMVGLILAAPYRLARITSFMDPWSDPLGSGYQIIQSLYAIAPGGLVGLGLGMSRQKYSYLPEPQTDFIFSILAEELGFIGGSLLILLFLILIWRGMRAAIYAPDTFGSLLAAGITGIVAVQVLINVGVVIGLMPVTGITLPLVSYGGSSLTLLLTALGILLNLSRYSR is encoded by the coding sequence ATGCCCAAAGCCCGATCCGCTCCCGACGTATGGCTGATCGGCTCTATCGCCCTTATTTTAACGATTGGGCTGATCATGGTGTACAGTGCCAGCGCTGTGCGAGCCTTTCAGGATTTCGGTGACAGATTTTATTACGTGAAGCGCCAGACGCTGTTCGCTGCTCTCGGCATCGGTGCGATGGTTTTCACTGCCAACACGGACTATCATGTTTGGAAAAAATACGCGAAGCCGATGCTGCTCGTCTGTTTCGCGCTGCTCGTGCTCGTACTGATTCCGGGCATCGGAGCCGTGCGCGGTGGTGCGCGAAGCTGGCTCGGCATCAGTTCCTTCGGCATCCAGCCGTCGGAGTTCATGAAGCTCGGCATGATTTTGTTTCTGGCCAAAATGCTGTCCGACAACCAGCAGCGCGTCACGCAGTTTACGAAAGGACTGCTGCCTCCGCTTGCACTCATGGGCACAGCCTTCGGCCTGATCATGTTGCAGCCGGATCTCGGCACCGGCTCCGTCATGATGGGCGCCTCGCTCATCGTACTGTTTGTCGCCGGCGCTCAGCTGAAACATCTTGGCGGACTCGCGGCCATTGGCCTCGTCGGCATGGTCGGCCTAATTCTTGCCGCACCATACCGACTTGCCAGGATTACCTCCTTCATGGATCCGTGGTCGGACCCGCTTGGCTCCGGTTACCAGATCATTCAGTCGTTGTATGCCATCGCGCCGGGAGGGCTGGTCGGGCTCGGGCTGGGGATGAGCCGTCAGAAATACAGCTATTTGCCGGAGCCTCAGACCGACTTCATCTTCTCGATTCTAGCAGAGGAGCTTGGCTTCATCGGTGGCTCGCTGCTCATTCTTCTCTTCCTCATTCTGATCTGGAGAGGGATGAGAGCTGCGATTTATGCGCCGGATACGTTCGGCAGCCTGCTGGCCGCTGGCATCACCGGCATCGTGGCGGTACAGGTGCTGATCAACGTCGGCGTTGTCATCGGTTTGATGCCGGTCACCGGTATTACACTGCCGCTTGTCAGTTATGGCGGTTCGTCGCTGACGCTGCTTTTGACGGCGCTAGGTATTCTGCTCAATCTATCCCGTTATTCGAGGTGA
- a CDS encoding UDP-N-acetylglucosamine 1-carboxyvinyltransferase, which yields MDKLVIEGGQPLSGTIAIQGAKNAALPILAASVLACGTVTLESVPQLLDIEVMLQILRELGCRTDHDKETVTLNTATAYHAHIPEKLMRQMRSSIFLMGPLLARFGEVHIYQPGGCAIGERKIDLHLEGLRALGAELEEYGDRISCTADKLIGADIHLSFPSVGATENIMMAAALAEGRTTIVGAAREPEIQDLQNFLNAMGARIMGAGTDTITIDGVESLNPCDYRVIPDRIVTGTIMVAAAATKGRVTLTNTRPAHLSSLIHVLRRAGVGVGVDGDTITVGAAARPRSIERIVTSPYPAFPTDLQSQVMVLLTLADGVSVMKETIFEGRFKHVDELSRMGADIRVDLNSAIIKGVPRLYGATVEATDLRAGAALVIAGLAAHGRTVVEQVHHIDRGYDSIETMLCRLGARIARSAPVPDNGAVPG from the coding sequence TTGGACAAATTGGTGATTGAAGGCGGGCAACCTCTCTCAGGAACCATTGCTATCCAAGGGGCGAAAAACGCGGCCCTGCCAATTTTGGCAGCGAGCGTGCTCGCCTGCGGCACAGTTACTCTTGAATCTGTGCCGCAGCTGCTCGATATAGAAGTTATGCTTCAGATTTTGCGGGAGCTTGGCTGCCGCACGGATCATGACAAAGAGACGGTCACGCTCAACACTGCGACCGCATATCACGCCCATATCCCGGAGAAGCTGATGCGCCAAATGCGCTCTTCGATCTTCCTCATGGGGCCGCTGCTGGCTCGCTTCGGCGAGGTTCATATTTATCAACCGGGCGGCTGCGCCATCGGTGAGCGCAAAATCGACCTTCATCTTGAAGGGCTTCGCGCACTTGGCGCCGAATTGGAAGAGTACGGAGATCGCATTTCCTGCACGGCCGACAAGCTGATTGGTGCGGATATCCATCTGAGCTTCCCGAGCGTAGGAGCGACGGAAAATATTATGATGGCTGCTGCTCTTGCCGAGGGACGCACAACGATCGTAGGCGCGGCTCGCGAGCCGGAAATTCAGGATCTGCAAAACTTTCTGAACGCGATGGGCGCTCGTATTATGGGGGCGGGCACGGACACAATTACAATTGATGGGGTAGAATCGCTTAATCCTTGCGATTATCGCGTCATTCCAGACCGTATCGTGACCGGCACGATTATGGTGGCGGCTGCAGCAACGAAGGGCCGAGTCACGCTCACTAATACACGTCCGGCGCATCTATCCTCCTTGATCCATGTCCTTCGCCGCGCGGGTGTTGGAGTAGGTGTTGACGGAGACACGATTACGGTGGGCGCTGCAGCGAGGCCTAGGTCGATTGAGCGGATTGTCACCTCGCCATACCCCGCGTTTCCTACGGATTTGCAGTCACAGGTGATGGTGCTGCTTACTCTTGCCGACGGCGTGAGCGTGATGAAGGAGACGATTTTTGAAGGGCGCTTCAAACATGTGGATGAGCTGAGCCGAATGGGCGCCGATATTCGAGTCGATCTGAACTCCGCGATCATCAAAGGGGTTCCGCGCCTTTATGGGGCGACCGTAGAAGCAACGGATCTGCGTGCTGGCGCAGCGCTCGTCATCGCTGGACTTGCTGCGCATGGCCGGACGGTCGTTGAGCAAGTGCATCACATCGATCGCGGTTATGACAGCATCGAGACCATGTTATGCCGGCTGGGCGCTCGTATCGCCCGCAGCGCTCCTGTCCCGGACAATGGAGCGGTACCTGGCTGA
- a CDS encoding cell division protein FtsQ — translation MSELIPLLKEPPPKKRGSRKLMLILVLLFLILLSILFFNSNISKVSVVTIEGEQFTKETDIRNTASVRPGDAFFGTMASTVEQRISSLGSVKQAKVEKTFPGQIRIIVEEFPAVAFEMDDAGRLSAILASGTIIEADTGSAVVDKPVLSGWRKDDPIKKKLCQALAAIPAQELNQLSEISPSPTESYPDRIRIYTRSGFEVITAASLLKDKLLTLNSVVEERAPGRVTLLLADTYSPFQTESEEGEQKEGTEAP, via the coding sequence TTGTCCGAATTGATTCCGCTGCTGAAGGAACCGCCGCCCAAAAAGCGCGGTAGCCGCAAGCTAATGCTCATACTGGTGCTTCTATTTCTTATTCTATTATCGATCTTGTTTTTCAATTCCAATATAAGCAAGGTTTCTGTCGTCACGATCGAGGGCGAGCAGTTCACCAAGGAGACTGACATCCGGAATACCGCCAGTGTGCGACCCGGTGATGCGTTCTTCGGCACGATGGCGAGCACCGTAGAGCAGCGGATCTCTTCTCTTGGCTCCGTCAAGCAGGCTAAGGTGGAGAAGACTTTTCCCGGCCAAATACGAATCATCGTAGAGGAATTTCCTGCTGTTGCCTTCGAAATGGATGACGCTGGACGGCTCAGCGCGATTTTGGCCAGCGGGACCATCATCGAAGCGGATACGGGCAGCGCTGTCGTGGACAAGCCGGTACTTTCAGGCTGGCGCAAGGATGACCCGATCAAGAAGAAGTTATGCCAGGCGCTGGCTGCGATTCCAGCGCAGGAACTGAATCAACTGTCAGAGATCAGTCCGTCTCCGACGGAATCGTATCCGGATCGCATCCGCATTTACACCCGATCTGGCTTCGAAGTCATTACAGCGGCTTCCCTCTTGAAGGACAAGTTGCTTACGCTGAACTCCGTCGTGGAGGAGCGAGCACCGGGGCGCGTGACCTTGTTGCTTGCAGATACGTACTCTCCTTTTCAGACTGAATCGGAGGAAGGCGAGCAGAAGGAGGGCACGGAGGCTCCCTGA
- a CDS encoding cell division protein FtsA, with protein MSSNDIIVSLDIGTSKVRVIIGEVNDGAINIIGVGSADSEGIRKGAIVDIDQTVKSIRSAVEHAERMVDIEISEVYVGVQGNHIALQSNHGVVAVSNEDREIGDEDIERVLQAAKVVALPPEREIVNLVPKQFLVDGLEGISDPRGMIGVRLEVEATIVTGAKTAIHNLIRCVEKAGLHISGIILMSLASGVMSLSKDEKSMGTVLVDIGAGSTTLAIFEDGGLVASSTLPVGGEFVTNDISYGLRTQTEQAEKIKLKYGCASVSDSAEDQRFKITRLGSNVEKEFSQVDLANIIEPRMSEIFYLIRQEVRRLGYGSKVQGYVLTGGSVNLPGTLTVAQHELESSVRIAVPDFIGVRDPAFGSGVGMIQYVSKHMTIRSSGAVKKQASRKTGTAAPAKPGMIERIKNMFSEFI; from the coding sequence TTGAGCAGCAATGACATCATTGTCAGTTTGGACATCGGTACATCCAAGGTTCGAGTTATTATTGGTGAAGTGAACGACGGAGCCATTAATATAATTGGAGTTGGATCTGCCGACTCGGAAGGAATTCGCAAGGGAGCCATCGTTGATATTGACCAGACGGTCAAGTCGATCCGCAGCGCGGTAGAACACGCGGAACGCATGGTGGATATCGAAATTTCTGAAGTGTACGTAGGTGTACAGGGTAATCATATCGCTTTGCAAAGCAACCACGGCGTTGTCGCGGTGTCGAATGAGGATCGCGAGATCGGAGACGAAGATATTGAGCGTGTCCTGCAGGCTGCCAAGGTGGTCGCTCTGCCGCCGGAACGCGAGATTGTCAACCTCGTTCCCAAACAGTTTCTAGTGGATGGATTAGAGGGTATCTCGGACCCGCGCGGTATGATTGGCGTGCGGCTAGAGGTGGAGGCTACCATCGTCACCGGAGCCAAGACGGCCATACATAATTTAATTCGTTGTGTAGAGAAAGCTGGCCTGCACATTTCAGGCATCATTCTCATGTCGCTAGCTTCCGGCGTGATGTCTCTGAGCAAAGACGAGAAGTCGATGGGCACAGTTCTTGTCGATATCGGCGCGGGTTCTACGACGCTCGCTATCTTCGAAGATGGTGGCCTAGTAGCTTCCTCGACGTTGCCGGTAGGCGGAGAATTCGTAACCAACGATATCTCCTACGGACTGCGCACACAGACGGAACAGGCTGAGAAGATCAAGCTCAAGTACGGCTGTGCATCTGTGTCGGATTCTGCTGAAGATCAGCGCTTCAAGATTACGCGGCTTGGCTCCAACGTGGAGAAGGAATTCTCCCAAGTGGACTTGGCCAACATTATTGAACCGCGTATGTCTGAGATCTTCTACCTGATCCGCCAGGAAGTACGTCGGCTTGGATATGGCAGCAAAGTTCAAGGCTATGTACTTACAGGAGGCTCCGTCAATCTGCCGGGCACCCTTACCGTAGCTCAGCATGAGCTTGAATCATCGGTGCGGATTGCCGTACCGGACTTCATTGGCGTGCGTGATCCGGCATTCGGCAGCGGTGTCGGCATGATCCAGTACGTCAGCAAGCACATGACGATTCGCAGCTCGGGAGCGGTCAAGAAGCAGGCAAGCCGCAAGACGGGAACCGCAGCCCCCGCTAAACCCGGCATGATTGAACGAATTAAGAATATGTTCAGTGAATTCATCTGA
- a CDS encoding UDP-N-acetylmuramate dehydrogenase, protein MNSWMAELERANVGEIRQDVPLARYTTWRIGGPADVLIIPTGKQELIRTMSILHRSGVPWTIIGKGSNMLVSDKGIRGVVIKAGEALDYVEFDGTLLRAGAAYSIIKLTVMAGKQGLTGLEFAGGIPGTVGGAVYMNAGAHGSDVSRIFKSAEIVLETGELVTWGPEEMAFSYRHSRLQEEGSRGVVLEAVLELQNGDRKEIAAALATHKERRRRTQPLQQPSCGSVFRNPPGNYAAKLVEESGLKGFSIGGAQVSTMHANFIVNTGQATAEDVLTLIAHIRSTVKNRTGIELMPEVLVVGER, encoded by the coding sequence ATGAATTCATGGATGGCAGAGCTGGAGAGGGCCAATGTTGGCGAGATTAGGCAGGATGTGCCGCTTGCCAGGTATACAACCTGGAGAATTGGCGGCCCGGCTGATGTCCTGATCATTCCAACAGGCAAGCAGGAGCTTATCCGGACGATGTCGATCCTGCATCGCAGCGGCGTTCCTTGGACAATCATAGGCAAAGGCTCCAATATGCTGGTGAGCGACAAGGGAATCCGCGGAGTCGTCATCAAGGCGGGAGAAGCGCTGGATTATGTGGAGTTCGACGGCACGTTGCTGCGTGCTGGCGCCGCCTATTCCATCATCAAGCTGACGGTCATGGCCGGCAAGCAAGGACTGACTGGCTTGGAATTCGCCGGGGGAATTCCAGGTACGGTCGGAGGAGCCGTCTATATGAATGCGGGTGCCCACGGGTCCGACGTATCGCGAATATTTAAATCAGCCGAAATTGTACTGGAGACAGGGGAATTGGTGACATGGGGGCCGGAGGAGATGGCGTTCAGCTATCGCCATTCTCGGCTGCAGGAGGAAGGCAGCAGAGGTGTTGTGCTGGAAGCGGTGCTGGAGCTGCAGAATGGCGACCGCAAAGAGATTGCGGCTGCACTTGCAACGCATAAAGAGCGGCGCAGACGCACTCAGCCGCTGCAGCAGCCTAGCTGTGGCAGCGTGTTCCGTAACCCTCCGGGCAATTATGCCGCCAAGCTGGTGGAAGAGAGCGGACTCAAGGGCTTTTCCATCGGTGGAGCGCAGGTTTCAACCATGCATGCCAATTTCATTGTTAACACCGGGCAGGCGACGGCTGAAGACGTCCTCACCCTGATCGCCCATATCCGCAGCACGGTCAAGAACCGTACGGGAATTGAACTGATGCCCGAAGTATTGGTGGTGGGTGAGCGGTAA
- a CDS encoding RNA polymerase, sigma 29 subunit, SigE, which translates to MMVKLRLNFQLYYYRLLFLLGLKSQEIYYIGGSEALPPPLTREEEEYLLERLPSGDSAIRAMLIERNLRLVVYIARKFENTGIHIEDLVSIGAIGLIKAVNTFDPEKKIKLATYASRCIENEILMFLRRNSKTRTEVSFDEPLNIDWDGNELLLSDVLGTENDTIYRNIEEQVDRKLLHKALDKLTERERIIMELRFGLADGEEKTQKDVADQLGISQSYISRLEKRIIKRLRKEFNKMV; encoded by the coding sequence ATGATGGTGAAGCTGCGCTTAAATTTTCAATTGTATTATTATCGGTTGTTGTTCCTGTTGGGGCTCAAAAGTCAGGAAATCTATTATATCGGTGGAAGTGAAGCATTGCCTCCGCCGCTCACCCGTGAGGAAGAGGAGTATCTGCTAGAGCGGCTGCCCTCCGGCGACAGCGCGATTCGCGCGATGCTCATTGAGCGCAATCTTCGACTCGTCGTTTACATCGCCCGCAAGTTTGAGAACACTGGCATCCACATCGAGGATCTGGTATCGATCGGTGCGATCGGCTTAATCAAGGCGGTCAACACCTTTGATCCCGAGAAAAAGATCAAACTGGCCACGTACGCTTCGCGCTGCATAGAGAACGAGATTCTGATGTTCCTGCGCCGCAACAGTAAAACTCGCACAGAGGTCTCATTCGACGAGCCGCTTAATATCGACTGGGACGGCAATGAGCTGCTGCTCTCCGATGTGCTAGGAACCGAGAATGATACGATTTATCGCAATATCGAGGAACAGGTCGACCGCAAGCTGCTGCATAAAGCGCTTGACAAGCTAACCGAGCGGGAGAGAATCATCATGGAGCTGCGCTTTGGGCTGGCTGACGGGGAAGAGAAAACCCAGAAGGATGTCGCGGATCAACTGGGCATCTCGCAGTCCTACATTTCCCGTCTGGAAAAGCGGATCATTAAGCGGCTCCGCAAGGAGTTTAATAAGATGGTGTGA
- a CDS encoding ATP-binding cassette, subfamily B yields MSPSFLHLLIDGEKDYHYNGLYRFLLHKSSRNAEMSEEMLRRFFSHYKPYKGLFILDFTCAVVAGLLELAFPLAVNRFVDDLLPGGDWSLIVWASIGLLAVYALSALLNYIVTYWGHMLGINIETDMRRNLFAKVQKLSFRFFDNNKTGHLIGRMTNDLNDIGELAHHGPEDAFIAVMTLIGAFGLMAYLNLELAIITFVIIPVLAWMIIFFGRRMSRTYERMFGNVGNFNARIEDNVGGIRVVQSFANEKHENKLFAVENQNYRETKLVAYKTLSASMTLNYMMMRLITILILLFGAWFYIDGRIEIGEFLAFLLLSNVFFRPIEKINAIIETYPRGIAGFARYCEIMDTEPDIKDAPNAVEIDRVTGSIEFNNVGFSYESERPILQNINFSIKPGETVAFVGPSGAGKTTICSLLPRFYDVNEGSIKVDGRDIRDVTVESLRRNIGIVQQDVFLFSGTIRENIAYGDLDATDEQIWDAARRASLDELIRSLPEGMDTVIGERGVKLSGGQKQRMSIARMFLKNPPILILDEATSALDTETEAAIQAALAELSVGRTTLVIAHRLSTVRNADRIMVVNTSGIAEQGRHQELIAAGGIYSRLHVAQASQA; encoded by the coding sequence ATGAGCCCCTCTTTTTTACATTTATTAATTGACGGTGAGAAAGATTATCACTACAATGGTTTATATAGGTTTTTATTGCATAAATCAAGCAGAAATGCAGAAATGAGTGAAGAGATGCTCCGCCGATTTTTCTCGCATTACAAACCCTACAAGGGACTGTTTATTTTAGACTTCACTTGTGCCGTTGTCGCCGGCCTCCTGGAGCTGGCATTCCCGCTAGCTGTCAATCGCTTTGTGGATGATCTACTGCCTGGAGGCGATTGGAGCCTTATCGTTTGGGCATCCATAGGCTTGTTGGCGGTTTATGCTTTGTCAGCGCTACTTAATTATATCGTCACTTATTGGGGCCATATGCTTGGGATTAATATCGAAACGGACATGCGCCGCAACTTGTTCGCTAAAGTCCAGAAGCTCAGCTTCCGCTTTTTTGACAACAACAAAACAGGCCATCTTATCGGGCGCATGACCAATGACCTCAACGACATCGGGGAGCTAGCGCATCACGGGCCAGAGGACGCCTTCATCGCTGTCATGACGCTGATCGGCGCGTTCGGCCTGATGGCGTATCTCAATCTGGAGCTGGCGATCATCACCTTCGTCATCATCCCCGTGCTGGCATGGATGATCATCTTTTTCGGTCGACGCATGAGCCGTACATACGAGCGGATGTTTGGCAATGTCGGCAATTTCAATGCACGTATCGAGGACAATGTTGGCGGCATCCGTGTTGTTCAATCTTTTGCCAACGAGAAGCATGAGAACAAGCTGTTCGCCGTTGAAAATCAAAACTATCGTGAAACAAAGCTTGTTGCTTACAAAACGCTATCTGCCAGTATGACGCTCAACTATATGATGATGCGCCTCATTACGATTCTGATTCTGTTGTTCGGCGCCTGGTTCTACATTGATGGTCGTATCGAGATCGGCGAGTTCCTGGCTTTCCTGTTACTGTCTAATGTGTTTTTCCGTCCAATTGAGAAAATTAATGCGATCATCGAGACCTATCCGAGGGGAATTGCCGGCTTCGCCCGTTATTGTGAGATTATGGACACGGAACCGGACATCAAGGATGCGCCGAACGCAGTGGAGATTGACCGTGTCACGGGCTCGATCGAGTTCAACAACGTCGGTTTCAGCTACGAGTCGGAGCGTCCCATTTTGCAAAACATCAACTTCAGCATTAAGCCAGGGGAGACGGTCGCTTTTGTTGGGCCTTCCGGCGCAGGTAAAACGACCATATGCAGCTTGCTGCCGCGCTTCTATGATGTGAACGAGGGTTCGATCAAAGTAGACGGTCGTGATATTCGCGACGTCACCGTGGAATCGCTGCGCCGTAATATTGGCATCGTGCAGCAGGATGTGTTCCTGTTCTCGGGTACAATTCGCGAAAATATCGCCTATGGCGATCTGGATGCGACAGACGAGCAAATCTGGGATGCGGCGCGCCGGGCGTCGCTCGATGAGCTAATTCGCTCTTTGCCAGAAGGCATGGACACGGTAATCGGCGAGCGTGGCGTGAAGCTTTCTGGGGGACAAAAGCAGCGCATGTCTATTGCCCGCATGTTCCTTAAAAATCCGCCGATTCTTATTTTGGATGAAGCGACCTCCGCGCTCGACACCGAGACGGAAGCAGCTATTCAGGCTGCGCTTGCGGAGCTGTCTGTCGGCCGCACGACGCTGGTCATTGCACATCGTCTGAGCACAGTCAGAAACGCTGACCGCATTATGGTCGTCAATACGAGCGGTATCGCTGAACAGGGACGTCATCAGGAGCTGATCGCTGCTGGCGGCATCTACAGCCGACTGCATGTTGCCCAAGCAAGCCAGGCTTAA
- a CDS encoding UDP-N-acetylglucosamine-N-acetylmuramylpentapeptide N-acetylglucosamine transferase, which translates to MRIVLTGGGTGGHIYPALAVGKQLQQEDARTELLYIGTSKGLEGRIVPEAGLRFEAVEITGFRRKLSMDNLRTVMRFFQGVRRSKELLKEFKPDAVVGTGGYVCGPVVYAAAKLGIPTLVHEQNVVPGLTNKFLARYADSVAVSFESSMPHFGKAKRTIYAGNPCASPVVKASRSKGYASLGLPEGSRIVLVVGGSRGAKAINDSMIEMAPSAASSRSTYFIFVTGESYFERTSDLIKERVSGVNNHLHVLPYVHNMPEVLAASTLVVGRAGASSLAEFTALGLPSILIPSPNVTNNHQEANARSLMDAGAAEMVLESELSGALLMERIDTILQDSGRLQRMKEASRKLGMPSSASILTGELRRLAGS; encoded by the coding sequence GTGCGAATCGTACTGACTGGCGGAGGGACGGGAGGCCATATATATCCCGCCCTGGCCGTAGGCAAGCAGCTGCAGCAGGAGGACGCTCGTACGGAGCTTCTTTACATCGGCACATCGAAGGGGCTGGAGGGCCGCATCGTGCCGGAGGCGGGTCTGCGTTTTGAGGCGGTGGAAATTACCGGATTTCGGCGGAAGCTTTCCATGGACAATTTGCGGACCGTCATGCGCTTCTTTCAGGGCGTTCGCCGCTCCAAGGAGCTGCTCAAGGAATTCAAGCCGGACGCAGTTGTCGGCACCGGCGGTTACGTATGCGGCCCTGTCGTGTACGCCGCGGCCAAGCTCGGTATACCGACATTAGTCCATGAGCAAAACGTTGTGCCTGGATTGACGAACAAGTTTCTGGCCCGCTATGCGGACAGCGTTGCGGTCAGCTTTGAATCGTCGATGCCGCATTTCGGCAAGGCGAAGCGAACCATCTATGCCGGTAATCCATGCGCCTCACCAGTCGTCAAAGCGAGCCGCAGCAAAGGTTACGCCTCGCTTGGGCTGCCGGAGGGAAGCCGGATTGTGCTCGTCGTCGGGGGTAGCCGCGGCGCTAAGGCGATCAATGATTCCATGATCGAGATGGCGCCATCTGCTGCCTCATCCAGGAGTACTTATTTCATTTTTGTTACCGGTGAGAGCTATTTTGAGCGGACTAGCGACCTGATTAAGGAGCGCGTGTCTGGTGTTAACAATCACCTCCATGTGCTGCCTTATGTACACAATATGCCGGAGGTGCTGGCAGCTTCTACATTAGTCGTTGGACGCGCCGGCGCTTCCTCGCTTGCGGAGTTTACGGCGCTCGGGCTGCCTTCTATTCTCATCCCGTCGCCAAATGTGACGAATAATCACCAGGAGGCCAACGCGCGCAGTCTTATGGATGCAGGAGCGGCTGAGATGGTGCTGGAGAGCGAACTCAGCGGTGCCCTCCTCATGGAGCGTATCGATACTATATTGCAGGATAGCGGCAGGCTGCAGAGGATGAAAGAGGCCTCGCGTAAACTCGGCATGCCGAGTTCTGCGAGTATTCTGACGGGCGAGCTGCGCCGGTTGGCCGGCAGTTAG
- a CDS encoding cell division protein FtsZ, with amino-acid sequence MLEFDIDLEQLAQIKVIGVGGGGSNAVNRMIDYGVKGVEFITVNTDAQALHLAQSEHKLQIGDKLTRGLGAGANPEVGKKAAEESRDLVASTLKGADMVFVTAGMGGGTGTGAAPVIAEVARECGALTVGVVTRPFTFEGRKRSNQAELGIEALKEKVDTLIIIPNDRLLEIVDKKTPMLEAFREADNVLRQAVQGISDLIKVPGLINLDFADVKTIMTERGSALMGIGVATGENRAAEAARKAIQSPLLETSIDGARGVIMNITGGANLSLYEVNEAAEIVIEASDPEVNMIFGAIIDEDLKDEIKVTVIATGFEHKAAPTPLRRPTVQSSAPEATPEQRQSAATPKPFNNSSSDQLEIPAFLRNRPRGDR; translated from the coding sequence ATGTTGGAATTCGATATTGACCTAGAACAACTGGCACAAATTAAAGTCATCGGTGTCGGGGGCGGCGGTAGCAACGCGGTGAACCGAATGATCGACTATGGCGTCAAGGGAGTAGAGTTCATTACGGTGAACACAGATGCCCAAGCGCTTCATCTTGCTCAATCGGAGCATAAGCTGCAGATCGGCGACAAGCTGACGCGCGGCCTTGGTGCGGGAGCTAACCCTGAAGTTGGCAAAAAAGCCGCCGAGGAATCCCGTGATCTTGTAGCCAGCACGCTCAAAGGCGCCGATATGGTGTTTGTTACAGCCGGTATGGGCGGCGGCACGGGCACAGGAGCGGCTCCGGTCATCGCTGAAGTCGCGCGTGAGTGCGGTGCGCTGACGGTAGGTGTTGTAACCCGGCCGTTCACCTTTGAAGGCCGCAAGCGCTCCAACCAAGCCGAGCTTGGCATCGAAGCGCTGAAGGAAAAAGTCGACACGCTTATCATCATTCCAAATGATCGTTTGCTGGAAATTGTCGACAAAAAGACGCCGATGCTTGAAGCATTCCGCGAAGCCGACAACGTACTCCGTCAAGCGGTTCAAGGCATTTCCGACCTGATTAAAGTACCGGGTCTCATTAACCTTGACTTTGCCGACGTCAAAACAATTATGACCGAGCGCGGCTCCGCGCTGATGGGAATTGGTGTCGCAACAGGCGAGAACCGCGCTGCAGAGGCTGCTCGCAAAGCGATTCAAAGCCCGCTTCTGGAGACATCCATCGACGGCGCTCGTGGTGTTATCATGAACATCACCGGCGGCGCGAATCTTTCGCTGTACGAGGTCAATGAAGCGGCTGAGATCGTAATCGAAGCTTCCGACCCTGAGGTGAATATGATTTTCGGTGCGATCATCGACGAGGATCTGAAGGATGAGATTAAGGTTACGGTCATCGCAACCGGCTTCGAGCACAAAGCAGCCCCAACGCCGTTGCGTCGTCCGACAGTTCAATCTTCCGCTCCTGAGGCTACTCCAGAGCAGCGCCAATCGGCTGCAACTCCGAAGCCGTTCAACAATTCCTCCAGCGACCAGCTGGAGATTCCAGCTTTCCTTCGCAATCGCCCGCGCGGCGATCGCTAG